From Streptosporangium album, the proteins below share one genomic window:
- a CDS encoding SURF1 family protein: MLRILFSPRALVLHLLAIGALVVCGLLGRWQLGVFEDSGRPHATRDPAPVAVGTLTQPGKRMTSDAAGRQVTAEGTFESSRQLLVAERDGGLWLLTSLDLGDGTSVPVVRGWVPRADDPATAVPAGTVTVTGRLQLSEATDSVQRRIRQLPQGQVMTVSSAELINLWRGAKLRDGFVVATAQSPAPAVAARPVSMPPPTEAGGLTWRNLAYAAQWWIFGLFSVFMWWHFVRDFLRSRMAARDQEREKDSGPEPAAA; the protein is encoded by the coding sequence ATGCTCCGCATCCTGTTCTCTCCTCGCGCGCTGGTGCTCCACCTGCTCGCGATCGGGGCGCTTGTCGTCTGCGGACTGCTCGGCCGCTGGCAGCTCGGCGTCTTCGAGGACTCGGGCAGGCCTCACGCGACGCGCGATCCCGCTCCGGTGGCTGTCGGCACCCTCACCCAGCCCGGCAAGCGCATGACGAGCGACGCGGCCGGCCGCCAGGTGACGGCGGAGGGCACCTTCGAAAGCTCCCGGCAGCTCCTGGTGGCCGAGCGGGACGGGGGGCTGTGGCTGCTCACCTCCCTCGACCTCGGTGACGGCACCTCGGTCCCCGTCGTACGGGGCTGGGTGCCCAGGGCCGACGACCCGGCCACCGCCGTGCCGGCGGGCACGGTGACCGTGACCGGGCGGCTGCAGCTCTCGGAGGCCACCGACAGCGTGCAGCGCCGCATCCGGCAGCTGCCGCAGGGGCAGGTGATGACCGTGTCGTCGGCGGAACTGATCAACCTGTGGCGGGGCGCGAAGCTGCGCGACGGGTTCGTGGTGGCCACCGCGCAGTCCCCGGCCCCGGCCGTCGCGGCCAGGCCGGTGAGCATGCCCCCTCCGACCGAGGCCGGTGGCCTCACCTGGCGCAACCTCGCCTACGCCGCCCAGTGGTGGATCTTCGGGCTGTTCTCGGTCTTCATGTGGTGGCACTTCGTGCGCGATTTCCTGCGCAGTCGTATGGCCGCGCGGGACCAGGAGCGCGAGAAGGATTCCGGCCCCGAACCGGCCGCCGCCTGA
- a CDS encoding DUF3817 domain-containing protein codes for MTVESALKPFRILAYIVGVMLLVLVTCIVLRYGFGIEGPSKIVSPIHGFLYMLYLVATMNLGMKARWSWPYVVGVMLAGTVPLLSFVLERKVTRRVETEVATAPA; via the coding sequence ATGACCGTGGAATCCGCTCTCAAGCCCTTCCGTATCCTGGCGTACATCGTCGGCGTGATGCTGCTCGTCCTCGTCACGTGCATCGTGCTCAGGTACGGGTTCGGCATCGAGGGCCCGTCGAAGATCGTCTCTCCGATCCACGGCTTCCTCTACATGCTCTACCTGGTGGCCACGATGAACCTCGGCATGAAGGCCCGCTGGTCGTGGCCGTACGTCGTGGGGGTCATGCTGGCGGGCACCGTGCCGCTGCTGTCGTTCGTGCTGGAGCGCAAGGTCACCCGGCGCGTGGAGACCGAGGTCGCGACCGCGCCCGCCTGA
- a CDS encoding winged helix-turn-helix transcriptional regulator, which yields MSGTEPRAAGAEFSAIGQALAILGDRWVLLILQRAFLLRIRTFAGWRDALGISESVLAARLKELVDHRIFEPAPYRNGRTRYEYRLTERGLSLWALLVAIHLWERDWADRGRLPSLRHDLCGGDAEPYLGCGACRKPMGARDTRTETGPLTAFPRIGLPRQHRRTVRPGAAADLVAYCPETMEILGDRWSTSVLVAALLGTRRFVDFQSGLGIAPSVLTDRLRRSVELGVSDPLPDGSYRLTDKGLAFFAVFAFLVDWAQRELPAPEGSALTIVHSPCGAALDPVLFCAACGRPLRRREIRFVLG from the coding sequence GTGAGCGGCACCGAGCCGAGGGCGGCGGGAGCTGAGTTCAGTGCGATCGGCCAGGCGCTGGCGATCCTCGGTGACCGGTGGGTGCTGCTCATCCTGCAGCGGGCCTTCCTGCTGCGGATCCGGACCTTCGCCGGATGGCGGGACGCGCTGGGGATCTCCGAGTCGGTGCTCGCGGCCCGGCTCAAGGAGCTGGTCGACCACCGGATCTTCGAGCCGGCCCCCTACCGGAACGGGCGGACGCGCTACGAATACCGGCTGACGGAGCGGGGGCTGTCCCTGTGGGCGCTGCTGGTGGCCATCCACTTGTGGGAACGCGACTGGGCGGACCGGGGGCGGCTACCGTCGCTCCGGCACGACCTGTGCGGCGGAGACGCGGAGCCGTACCTGGGGTGCGGCGCGTGCCGGAAGCCGATGGGCGCCCGTGACACCCGCACCGAGACCGGCCCGCTGACCGCGTTCCCCCGGATCGGCCTGCCCCGCCAGCACCGGCGCACGGTGCGCCCCGGCGCGGCGGCCGACCTGGTGGCCTACTGCCCGGAGACGATGGAGATCCTCGGTGACCGCTGGAGCACCAGCGTTCTGGTCGCCGCCCTCCTGGGGACCCGCCGCTTCGTCGACTTCCAGTCCGGCCTCGGCATCGCCCCCTCGGTCCTCACCGACCGTCTGCGCCGCTCCGTCGAACTCGGCGTCTCCGACCCGCTGCCCGACGGCTCCTACCGCCTCACCGACAAGGGGCTGGCCTTCTTCGCGGTCTTCGCCTTCCTGGTCGACTGGGCCCAGCGCGAACTTCCCGCCCCCGAGGGCTCCGCCCTGACCATCGTCCACAGCCCCTGCGGCGCCGCCCTCGACCCGGTCCTGTTCTGCGCGGCGTGCGGCCGGCCGCTCCGCCGCCGTGAGATCCGTTTCGTTCTGGGCTAG
- a CDS encoding TAXI family TRAP transporter solute-binding subunit, which produces MWCHTATARALTALSVLMAVVVACGADGPRPSPLLIATGQRGGVYFDYGTGLAKAIAGELPGLSPRVLTTGASVDNLRMIASGRADVAFTLADSAALAVQGAPPFDRPQPVRALARLYDNYVHLVVRAGSDITSLARLRGKVISVGAAGSGTEIIAERLLNVADLDPDRDLTVHRMNLETSAEALRAGTVDAFFFSGGLPTKTISGLAGQRLIRLVDLRSYAAPMRRRHGEFYSERTIPASTYGLPESGTIGIPDYLVVREDMDEALAYALTELLFTHREALEQAHPEARRLNVRAALSTDPIPLHPGAVRYYRGTRF; this is translated from the coding sequence ATGTGGTGTCACACAGCCACGGCCAGGGCGTTGACCGCCCTGTCCGTACTGATGGCCGTCGTGGTCGCGTGTGGCGCCGACGGGCCCCGGCCGTCGCCGTTGCTGATCGCCACGGGCCAGCGCGGGGGCGTCTACTTCGACTACGGCACCGGGCTGGCCAAGGCGATCGCCGGCGAGCTCCCCGGTCTCAGTCCACGGGTGCTCACCACCGGCGCGTCGGTGGACAACCTGCGGATGATCGCGTCCGGGCGGGCCGACGTCGCGTTCACCCTGGCCGACTCGGCCGCGCTCGCCGTACAGGGTGCCCCGCCCTTCGACCGCCCACAGCCGGTGCGGGCGCTCGCCCGGCTGTACGACAACTATGTCCACCTGGTCGTCCGGGCCGGTTCGGACATCACGTCCCTGGCCCGCCTGCGCGGCAAGGTGATCTCTGTCGGCGCGGCGGGGTCGGGGACGGAGATCATCGCGGAACGGCTGTTGAACGTCGCGGATCTCGATCCTGACCGGGATCTGACGGTCCACAGGATGAACCTGGAGACGTCGGCGGAGGCGCTGCGCGCGGGAACGGTCGACGCGTTCTTCTTCTCCGGAGGGCTGCCCACCAAGACGATCAGCGGGCTCGCGGGCCAGAGACTCATCCGCCTCGTCGATCTGCGCTCGTACGCGGCCCCGATGCGGCGACGCCATGGCGAGTTCTACAGCGAGCGCACGATCCCCGCTTCCACCTATGGCCTGCCGGAGAGCGGCACGATCGGCATACCCGACTACCTGGTCGTGCGGGAGGACATGGACGAGGCGCTGGCCTATGCCCTGACGGAGCTGCTGTTCACCCATCGAGAGGCGCTGGAACAGGCGCACCCGGAGGCCCGCAGGCTCAACGTGCGCGCCGCGTTGTCGACGGACCCGATCCCCCTGCATCCCGGAGCGGTCCGCTACTACCGGGGCACGCGTTTCTGA
- a CDS encoding sensor histidine kinase, with protein sequence MRRRLLTIYMSLLALSLVTLTVPFAANVAARDTQTAFIEQQGDTLRFASLAEPALRSGQSGRLRAELARYHGLFGIGAAVVDRDGRPLSVSPPTLSLAGARTRKLIERGLSADRPELETIWPWRAEELVIVEPVIREGEVVGAAVTAGPTDRLRGRIAGIWAMITLGCLIALGLTWFAARRLARWTLRPVHELDAVTHDITEGRLEARVAHATGPPELRRLAVSFNVMADTMTEMLERQRTFVSQASHQLRTPLGALRLRVENLADHLRASGRHEHELTLEETERLARTLEGLLALARAERHQNETGGADLVAVDAADTADRRLDAWRPRAAELGVTLRRTGGLGGCVLTVPEALDQLLDALIDNALKFGADEVTVHVEQADDLAEIHVLDNGPGLPEEARTRALGRFWRSPAHQNVDGSGLGLSIVAVLVAASGGSVDLLAREPSGLDVRVRLRLESQKRVPR encoded by the coding sequence GTGCGCCGCCGCCTGCTGACCATCTACATGTCGCTGCTGGCCCTGTCGCTGGTCACACTCACGGTGCCGTTCGCGGCCAACGTCGCGGCGCGCGACACCCAGACCGCCTTCATCGAGCAGCAGGGAGACACCCTGCGGTTCGCCTCGCTGGCCGAGCCCGCGCTGCGCTCGGGACAGAGCGGACGGCTGCGCGCCGAGCTCGCCCGCTACCACGGGCTGTTCGGCATCGGTGCCGCCGTGGTGGACCGGGACGGACGGCCCCTCTCGGTCTCGCCGCCCACCCTGTCCCTCGCCGGTGCGCGGACCCGGAAGCTGATCGAGCGAGGGCTCTCCGCCGACCGGCCCGAACTTGAGACCATCTGGCCGTGGCGGGCCGAGGAGCTGGTGATCGTCGAGCCGGTGATCCGGGAGGGGGAGGTGGTGGGGGCGGCGGTCACCGCCGGACCCACCGACCGGTTACGTGGCCGGATCGCCGGGATCTGGGCAATGATCACTCTGGGCTGCCTGATCGCGCTCGGTCTGACCTGGTTCGCGGCCAGACGCCTGGCCCGCTGGACGCTCCGTCCCGTCCACGAACTCGACGCGGTCACTCACGACATCACCGAGGGACGGCTGGAGGCCCGGGTCGCCCATGCCACCGGGCCACCGGAGCTGCGGCGTCTGGCCGTCTCCTTCAACGTGATGGCGGACACCATGACCGAGATGCTCGAGCGGCAGCGCACGTTCGTCTCCCAGGCCAGCCACCAGTTGCGCACCCCTCTCGGCGCGCTCCGGCTCCGGGTGGAGAACCTCGCGGATCACCTGCGTGCCAGTGGCCGGCACGAACACGAGCTCACCCTCGAAGAGACCGAGCGCCTCGCCCGGACGCTGGAGGGGCTGCTCGCGCTCGCCCGCGCGGAGAGGCACCAGAACGAGACGGGCGGCGCCGACCTGGTCGCGGTCGACGCCGCCGACACCGCCGACCGGCGGCTGGACGCCTGGCGTCCCCGGGCGGCGGAGCTCGGGGTGACGCTCCGCCGTACCGGCGGCCTCGGCGGGTGTGTCCTGACCGTGCCCGAGGCGTTGGACCAGCTGCTGGACGCTCTGATCGACAATGCGCTGAAGTTCGGAGCGGACGAGGTGACGGTGCACGTCGAGCAGGCGGACGATCTGGCGGAGATCCATGTCCTCGACAACGGGCCAGGGCTTCCGGAAGAGGCTCGCACGCGGGCGCTGGGGCGGTTCTGGCGATCCCCCGCCCACCAGAACGTGGACGGTTCCGGGCTGGGCCTGTCGATCGTCGCGGTGCTGGTGGCGGCGTCCGGCGGCTCCGTCGACCTGCTCGCGCGGGAGCCGTCCGGCCTGGACGTCAGGGTACGGCTGCGCCTGGAATCTCAGAAACGCGTGCCCCGGTAG
- a CDS encoding response regulator transcription factor, which translates to MRILLVEDDDRFADALTTALRRHGHRVERARSGGEALIAAGAELVLLDLGLPDMDGVDVLRRIRADSQIGIIVTTARGEEAQRVRGLRAGADDYIVKPFGIAELEARIEAVMRRVRSHRHAPAECARVGSLEVDHVRRSVRRDGAEIPLTRKEFDLLATLVRAEGAVVTREGILAEVWRTTWGGATRSLEVHVASLRAKLSEPGLIETVRGIGYRMRKS; encoded by the coding sequence ATGCGGATCCTGCTCGTCGAAGACGACGACAGGTTCGCCGATGCGCTGACGACGGCTCTGCGGCGCCATGGCCACCGGGTCGAACGGGCCCGGTCGGGCGGTGAGGCTCTGATCGCGGCCGGGGCGGAGCTGGTGCTGCTGGATCTCGGTCTGCCCGACATGGACGGTGTCGATGTGCTGCGCCGGATCCGCGCGGACTCCCAGATCGGGATCATCGTCACGACGGCACGCGGGGAGGAGGCGCAGCGTGTCCGGGGTCTGCGGGCGGGGGCGGACGACTACATCGTCAAACCGTTCGGGATCGCCGAGCTGGAGGCGCGCATCGAAGCGGTCATGCGCCGGGTCAGGAGCCATCGCCACGCACCGGCCGAGTGTGCCCGAGTCGGCTCCCTCGAAGTGGACCACGTCCGCCGTTCGGTCCGCAGGGACGGTGCGGAGATCCCGCTGACGCGTAAGGAGTTCGACCTGCTGGCGACCCTGGTCCGGGCGGAGGGAGCGGTGGTCACCCGGGAGGGCATCCTCGCGGAGGTCTGGCGGACCACCTGGGGCGGCGCGACGCGCTCACTGGAGGTGCACGTGGCCAGCCTCCGCGCGAAGCTGAGCGAGCCCGGACTGATCGAGACCGTACGGGGGATCGGTTACCGCATGCGGAAGTCCTGA
- a CDS encoding MFS transporter, which produces MSTAGTGPHLGQDGPAERLPGERRVVANILRGSIGNLIEWYDWYTYAAFAIYFAPVFFPEGDSTAQLLNTAAVFAVGFLMRPLGGWLLGRYADRYGRRNGLTLSVLMMAAGALIITVAPGYSSIGVLAPVLLVGARLLQGLSVGGEYSTSATYLSEVATPGKRGFYSSFQYVTLVAGQLVALTVQIILQQLLTAQQLQDWGWRIAFGIGTLGALAVMWLRRGMEESESFTSQTQTAGSAHGQGTLRTLMRYPKEVFTVVGLTLGGTVAFYTYTTYMQKFMVNTAGMEKETVSWINFLALSVFICLQPIAGALSDRIGRRALLMFFGIGGTLLTVPILTLLSGTSSPVGAFFLMLSALFFVTGYTSINAVVKAEMFPTHIRALGVGLPYAVTVAVFGGTAEYVALWFKQAGNESMFFWYVAGCVLISLVVYVRMHETSRRSHIDGHHPETVTGS; this is translated from the coding sequence GTGAGTACAGCCGGAACGGGTCCTCACCTCGGTCAGGACGGACCAGCGGAGCGGTTGCCCGGAGAGCGGCGGGTCGTCGCCAACATCCTCAGGGGATCCATCGGCAACCTCATCGAATGGTACGACTGGTACACCTACGCCGCCTTCGCGATCTACTTCGCGCCCGTCTTCTTCCCCGAGGGAGACTCGACGGCGCAGCTGCTGAACACCGCCGCCGTCTTCGCGGTCGGATTCCTCATGCGACCGCTGGGAGGATGGCTGCTCGGCCGGTACGCCGACCGCTACGGCCGCCGCAACGGGCTGACGCTCTCGGTCCTCATGATGGCGGCCGGAGCGCTGATCATCACGGTGGCTCCCGGTTACTCCTCCATCGGCGTCCTCGCCCCGGTGCTCCTCGTGGGAGCCCGGTTGCTGCAGGGCCTCTCGGTCGGAGGAGAGTACTCCACCTCCGCCACCTACCTCTCCGAGGTCGCCACACCGGGGAAGCGCGGCTTCTACTCGAGCTTCCAGTACGTCACGCTCGTCGCCGGGCAACTGGTCGCACTCACCGTGCAGATCATCCTGCAGCAGCTGCTCACCGCGCAGCAGTTGCAGGACTGGGGCTGGCGCATCGCCTTCGGCATCGGCACGCTCGGGGCGCTGGCGGTCATGTGGCTGCGCCGGGGCATGGAGGAGTCGGAGAGTTTCACCAGCCAGACGCAGACCGCCGGTTCCGCGCACGGGCAGGGCACGCTCCGCACCCTGATGAGATATCCGAAGGAGGTCTTCACCGTCGTCGGGCTGACCCTCGGCGGGACGGTCGCCTTCTACACCTACACCACGTACATGCAGAAGTTCATGGTGAACACCGCGGGGATGGAGAAGGAGACGGTGTCCTGGATCAACTTCCTGGCCCTGTCCGTCTTCATCTGCCTGCAGCCGATCGCCGGAGCACTGTCCGACCGGATCGGCCGCCGCGCGCTGCTGATGTTCTTCGGCATCGGCGGGACGCTGCTCACCGTGCCGATCCTCACCCTCCTGTCCGGCACCAGCAGTCCGGTGGGCGCGTTCTTCCTGATGCTGTCGGCCCTGTTCTTCGTAACCGGATACACCTCGATCAACGCCGTGGTGAAGGCGGAGATGTTCCCGACCCACATCCGGGCGCTCGGGGTCGGCCTGCCGTACGCGGTCACCGTGGCGGTCTTCGGCGGCACCGCCGAGTACGTGGCCCTCTGGTTCAAGCAGGCCGGGAACGAGTCCATGTTCTTCTGGTACGTCGCCGGGTGCGTGCTGATCTCCCTCGTCGTGTACGTCCGGATGCACGAGACCTCCCGCAGATCCCACATCGACGGCCATCACCCGGAGACGGTCACCGGGTCGTGA
- a CDS encoding serine/threonine-protein kinase has protein sequence MADPPLPVLAGRYRAIERLGAGGMGVVWRAEDDLLHREVAIKEVKLDPTLPEAQRAEMRERTLREARAAARLGHPSIVTVHDVIAQDGRPWIVMDLVRGRSLAQVVRRDGPLPSQRVAAIGLAVLDALTLAHSRGIVHRDVKPANIMLAHDGGVLLTDFGIAALEGDVQLTSPNALVGSPGYMAPERLRGTGDGPAADLWSLGATLYTAAEGRSPFQRGVPAATLGAVLTEQTPLPARAGGLTPVLLALLTKDPRDRPGEAALRTALQRVAQGLPAGPLSPPSPAPETPPKPRRTGWLVGAAAVVVVGAAAVAAVVLGTPSEEPVAATASPVAADSPAGRFDSAPDPCTLLTEAQSRTVVPGATRPTGIKAEQDREASCSWDGPTDVRRLRVSVGHQAAVPGKTAPEAAHEFFAAERTKIAADEGTGPFGGTGPVKNVTRVGKEAFAYDIRALERVSALIRFRVSNLLIEVNVSRKGKLVDTELRRHALRAARLIAEGLNNRD, from the coding sequence ATGGCTGACCCGCCGCTCCCCGTGCTCGCGGGCCGCTACCGGGCGATCGAACGGCTCGGCGCGGGCGGGATGGGCGTGGTCTGGCGCGCCGAGGACGATCTGCTCCACCGCGAGGTGGCGATCAAGGAGGTCAAGCTCGACCCGACCCTCCCCGAGGCTCAGCGTGCCGAGATGCGGGAGCGGACCCTCCGGGAGGCCCGGGCCGCCGCCCGGCTGGGACACCCGTCCATCGTGACCGTGCACGACGTCATCGCCCAGGACGGCCGCCCGTGGATCGTGATGGACCTGGTCAGGGGTCGCTCCCTGGCCCAGGTGGTCCGCCGGGACGGGCCGCTCCCCTCGCAGCGGGTGGCCGCGATCGGCCTGGCGGTGCTCGACGCGCTCACCCTGGCGCACAGCCGGGGCATCGTGCACCGCGACGTGAAACCGGCCAACATCATGCTCGCCCACGACGGCGGGGTGCTGCTGACCGACTTCGGCATCGCCGCACTGGAGGGCGACGTCCAGCTCACCTCCCCGAACGCGCTGGTCGGCTCCCCCGGCTACATGGCACCGGAGCGGCTGCGCGGCACCGGCGACGGCCCGGCCGCCGACCTGTGGTCCCTGGGCGCGACCCTCTACACCGCCGCCGAGGGCCGGAGTCCTTTCCAGCGCGGCGTGCCGGCCGCCACCCTCGGCGCGGTGCTCACCGAGCAGACCCCGCTGCCCGCGCGGGCGGGCGGCCTGACCCCCGTGCTGCTCGCCCTGCTGACGAAGGATCCCAGGGACCGCCCCGGAGAGGCCGCTCTCCGTACGGCGTTGCAGCGGGTCGCCCAGGGCCTGCCGGCCGGTCCGCTCTCCCCGCCGTCGCCGGCGCCGGAGACGCCCCCCAAGCCCCGCCGTACGGGGTGGCTCGTCGGGGCGGCGGCGGTCGTGGTGGTGGGTGCGGCCGCCGTGGCCGCCGTGGTGCTCGGAACGCCCTCGGAGGAGCCCGTGGCGGCCACGGCCTCTCCCGTCGCCGCCGACTCCCCTGCCGGGCGGTTCGACTCCGCCCCCGACCCGTGCACCCTGCTGACCGAGGCCCAGAGCCGGACCGTGGTTCCGGGGGCGACCCGCCCGACGGGCATAAAGGCCGAGCAGGACCGGGAGGCCTCCTGTAGTTGGGACGGCCCCACCGATGTGCGCCGGCTCCGGGTCTCCGTCGGCCATCAGGCGGCCGTGCCGGGGAAGACCGCCCCCGAGGCGGCCCACGAGTTCTTCGCCGCCGAGCGCACCAAGATCGCCGCCGACGAGGGGACGGGCCCATTCGGCGGTACCGGTCCCGTGAAGAACGTGACCCGGGTCGGCAAGGAGGCCTTCGCCTACGACATCCGTGCTCTGGAGCGGGTCAGCGCCCTGATCCGTTTCCGGGTCAGCAACCTGCTGATCGAGGTCAACGTCTCGCGGAAGGGAAAGCTCGTCGACACGGAGCTGCGCCGCCACGCTCTCCGCGCCGCCCGTCTGATCGCTGAGGGGCTGAACAACCGTGACTGA
- a CDS encoding serine/threonine-protein kinase, which produces MLADRYRLLNPLAEGGMGTVWLAADEMLGRDVAVKEVRLPPDLDPGRREEIYAAALQEANLAARLKHPSIVTVHDVVVEQERPWLVMELLSGASLEQTVRERQPLPVRQAARVGVVILSALAAAHAAGVVHRDVKPGNIFLTRTGRAVLTDFGIAVIEGEGAEGGTSHLVGSPNYIAPERLRGERGGPASDLWSLGATLYFAVEGMPPHPAETPISAISRVLTEPARPPERAGALGPLLMLMLAPIPEARPSFEAVAQALQEIALGHPAPLPVQSHHGPAPLSPVSAPLPPAPVRRSGRTVLWAVAEVAVVAVTVGAAMGVAHLAAGRTDSGTPVKLGEKPGAFATPVNLCKLVPAATVRELLPALKAEGQQTNEGGCQWVTSGIGLEVAPAGAGKQWGKSPRQAHELFVNQRNGTTPNGETAWSWSEIDARLRSARATAPLEVKPVGDEAFGYDLYENRKTGRLEKSHVVLRVDNLVVDVGYTVVDGSKDGTAIRSGAQTAATWIANALNKQKATPR; this is translated from the coding sequence GTGCTAGCGGACCGCTACAGGCTGCTCAACCCCCTCGCCGAGGGCGGGATGGGCACCGTCTGGCTTGCCGCCGACGAGATGCTCGGCCGTGACGTGGCGGTCAAGGAGGTACGGCTCCCGCCGGACCTCGACCCCGGCCGGCGGGAGGAGATCTACGCGGCGGCGCTCCAGGAGGCCAACCTGGCCGCCCGGCTCAAACATCCGTCGATCGTGACCGTGCACGACGTGGTCGTCGAGCAGGAGCGTCCCTGGCTCGTCATGGAGTTGCTGTCGGGCGCGTCCCTGGAGCAGACCGTCCGCGAGCGGCAGCCGCTGCCGGTCCGCCAGGCCGCCAGGGTCGGCGTGGTCATCCTCAGCGCACTCGCAGCAGCGCACGCCGCCGGAGTGGTGCACCGGGACGTCAAGCCGGGAAACATCTTCCTCACCCGGACCGGCCGGGCCGTCCTCACCGACTTCGGCATCGCCGTGATCGAGGGCGAGGGCGCGGAGGGAGGCACCAGTCATCTGGTCGGCTCGCCCAACTACATCGCCCCGGAACGGCTGCGCGGCGAGCGCGGGGGCCCCGCATCCGACCTGTGGTCCCTGGGCGCCACGCTCTACTTCGCCGTCGAAGGCATGCCTCCGCACCCGGCCGAGACGCCGATCTCGGCGATCAGCCGGGTACTCACCGAACCGGCCAGGCCACCCGAGCGGGCGGGGGCCCTGGGCCCGCTGCTGATGCTCATGCTCGCCCCCATTCCCGAGGCCCGGCCGTCCTTCGAGGCCGTCGCCCAGGCTCTGCAGGAGATCGCCCTCGGCCATCCGGCCCCGCTTCCCGTCCAGTCCCACCACGGGCCCGCGCCCCTTTCCCCGGTGTCCGCCCCTCTGCCCCCCGCACCCGTCCGGCGCAGCGGACGGACGGTCCTGTGGGCGGTCGCCGAGGTGGCGGTGGTCGCGGTGACCGTCGGAGCCGCCATGGGCGTGGCCCATCTGGCGGCGGGCCGTACGGATTCCGGCACACCGGTGAAGCTCGGCGAGAAGCCGGGGGCCTTCGCCACTCCGGTGAACCTGTGCAAGCTGGTCCCGGCCGCCACGGTCAGGGAACTCCTGCCGGCCCTGAAGGCCGAGGGGCAACAGACCAACGAGGGAGGTTGCCAGTGGGTGACCTCCGGCATCGGTCTCGAGGTGGCTCCCGCGGGCGCGGGCAAGCAGTGGGGCAAGAGTCCGCGCCAGGCGCACGAGCTCTTCGTGAACCAGCGCAACGGCACCACGCCCAACGGGGAGACCGCCTGGAGCTGGTCGGAGATCGACGCCAGGCTCCGGTCCGCCCGCGCCACCGCACCGCTGGAGGTCAAGCCGGTCGGGGATGAGGCGTTCGGCTACGACCTCTACGAGAACCGCAAGACCGGCAGGCTCGAGAAGAGCCACGTGGTGCTCCGCGTCGACAACCTCGTCGTCGACGTGGGCTACACCGTGGTGGACGGCAGCAAGGACGGCACCGCGATCCGGTCCGGCGCCCAGACCGCGGCCACCTGGATTGCGAACGCGCTGAACAAGCAGAAGGCGACTCCCCGATGA
- a CDS encoding DUF397 domain-containing protein, with protein MSFHRKGHRMVTPADLSSVVWCKGSRSGGNGDRVEVATLAHGHVGVRDRKDGAGPVLGFAPGEWHAFLGGVRNGEFDAQP; from the coding sequence GTGAGCTTCCATCGGAAGGGGCACCGGATGGTCACCCCGGCAGATCTGTCGAGTGTCGTCTGGTGCAAGGGTTCACGCAGCGGGGGAAACGGAGACCGCGTGGAGGTCGCCACGCTCGCCCATGGCCACGTAGGTGTTCGCGACCGCAAGGACGGAGCCGGGCCCGTGTTGGGTTTCGCGCCAGGCGAGTGGCACGCCTTCCTCGGTGGCGTCAGAAACGGTGAGTTCGACGCCCAGCCGTAG
- a CDS encoding phosphotransferase, producing MTDREVLTGSGVNEVVRIGATVRRPTGPWTPLIHGLLRHLREQGFTAAPAVHSVTGDGFEILDFIPGEVSNYPMTPAAASMRALESASELLRAYHDSTIGYARDVTDGWMLPARTPAEVICHGDYAPYNCVLDGDEVVGIIDFDTAHPAPRLWDIGYAVYRWAPTSSPDNPDGFGTTEEQARRARIFCDRYGLDAAGRAGLVDTVIARLHALVDFMRTEAARGNQAFARHLAEGHHLLYLGDAAYVREQRHVFDRHLLAT from the coding sequence ATGACGGACAGGGAAGTACTGACGGGTAGCGGCGTCAACGAGGTCGTCCGGATCGGGGCGACCGTGCGCCGGCCCACCGGGCCGTGGACACCGCTGATTCACGGCCTTCTCCGCCATCTACGGGAGCAGGGTTTCACCGCAGCCCCGGCGGTGCACAGTGTGACCGGCGACGGCTTCGAGATCCTGGACTTCATCCCGGGAGAGGTGAGTAACTACCCGATGACGCCCGCCGCCGCCTCCATGCGTGCACTGGAGAGTGCGTCGGAGCTGCTGCGGGCCTACCACGACAGCACGATCGGATACGCGAGGGACGTGACCGACGGCTGGATGCTGCCTGCGAGAACGCCTGCCGAGGTGATCTGTCACGGTGACTACGCCCCGTACAACTGCGTGCTCGACGGGGACGAGGTGGTGGGGATCATCGACTTCGACACGGCGCACCCGGCCCCTCGGCTCTGGGACATCGGGTACGCCGTGTACCGCTGGGCGCCGACCAGCTCGCCCGACAACCCCGACGGGTTCGGGACGACGGAGGAGCAGGCCAGGCGAGCCCGGATATTCTGCGACCGCTACGGACTGGACGCGGCCGGCAGGGCCGGTCTGGTGGACACCGTCATCGCCCGGTTGCACGCACTCGTGGACTTCATGCGGACCGAGGCCGCACGCGGGAACCAGGCGTTCGCCCGGCATCTCGCGGAGGGGCACCATCTGCTGTATCTGGGCGATGCCGCGTACGTGAGAGAACAGCGCCACGTCTTCGACCGGCATCTTCTGGCCACCTAG